ATGGCGAACGATCAATTTATTCAGCAATGGATCGATAATGGTTCTTCCGATGATAACTTGTCATTAATTGAGCAACATCTGAAAACCATTCGCTCTTCCATTGGCAGTGACGTAACGTTTATAACCGTCAACTCTCCTGAGGGTACTGAATACTTGCAATACAATGGTCAGTTTTCTCATCCACTATTAAAGGACTATCAGTTTAAAGATTTTTACCCCAATTTCTTAGCAACGGGTAAAGACTATGAACTTAATATGGAAAACTATAATGGTGAATTTGTTATTTTTATCAATTACCGCAGCCAAGCTATTAATAATAAAACCCAAAAGCCTTACGCTGTAGCTGGTTTAGGATTAAAAATCGATAAATTAATTGGGATGATCACCAAGCTTAAACTGGGCGAACATGGTCGTGCCATGCTGGTTACCGAGCAAGGCTATATTCAAGTAAAACCTAAAGAAAGCAGTTTAGATGCGATTCAAGACCAACACGTTAGTGATTTGATTACGGATAAAAACCAGATCAAAATTGTTACTAAAGAAATTCAAGGGCAAACCTATTACATGGGTTCGCTGTGGGTCCCTACTCTGGCGCGCTTTTTGGTGTTGGAGGTTCCTGCTAAACAAATTACTGCACCTATCTATGGACAACTGGTGAGCATTATTACCTTTGTCGTTATCTTTATAGCCATCGCATTAGTATTGCTACACTTTGCGGTAAACTCATTGACTAAACCGCTATCGTCAATCGTCGTGAAAGTAAACCAAGTAGCCAATGAACTCGACTTAGGCCATAAAATTACCAGCGAAGACCAAGCCGAAATCGGCCAATTAGCTAAAGCCATCAACACGCTATTGGTTACATTAAAAGAGTCGATGCGTACGGTAAATGAAGCCGTCGTCACAACCGACAGCTCGGTTGTCGTTCTCAATCAACAATCCAAAGAACTGTTCCAAGCCGCGGCCGCAGAAGATGAATCGGTACAACGCATTTTCACTGCGACACAAGACATTACTCAACAGAGTTTGCAAATGGCGCAATTGGCAACACAAGCAGGAACGCTCTCTGATCAAGGTAATCAGGATCTAAGTAATGCCAATGAACAAGTTCAACACAGTTTGAATTATTTAGGTGAGTTAGAGTCGGAGATGAGCAGCAGTAAAGCCAGCCTCGAACAACTCAACACGCACATTGAAAAAATCCTGACGGTACTTTCCGTCATTACTTCTATATCCGAGCAAACCAATCTTTTAGCGCTTAACGCAGCTATTGAAGCTGCTCGGGCCGGAGAGCATGGCCGCGGGTTTGCCGTTGTCGCCGACGAAGTCCGTATGCTTTCGCAACGTACCAATGAATCAACCGTTGAAATCCAGAGTATCATCAATGAGCTTCGCAACTCTTCTCAAGATGTAACCCATCGAATCGACGTGGCGAATCAAAAGAGTGTAGTGACCTTAGAAGGTCAACAAGCGGTAGCCACTAAAATGACCGACTTAGACCAATTTATGCATCAGCTCTTTTCTTTAACCCAACAAGTGGCAGAACAGGCCGAGCTGCAAAATATCGCTGTATCTGAAATCAATCAACAACTTGAAGCGCTTGGTGCTCAAAGCGAACAGACCTCTCGTTTATTTGAGTTAAGTCGTCAAGCAACCAACGCAATAGGCGATGAAATGGGTAACCTGAAAAAACGGGTTTCCCTCTTTAAAGGCATATAGCCGAATTACACTTCAGCGTTACTGCTCAGACAGACGGTAAAAAGTAGACAAGATGTCCACATTTTGTCTGCTTTTTAGTTCTCTTTGTCTACTTCGAAATTAATGAGGAAGGATATTTACCAACGTCACTTGGGTAAATTTCAAGTGATGAAAATACTCTCTAAAAATAAGCAGTTGGGAGTAAAACAGTGGCGATATATCAGGTTCATATGAACGCGGAGGCCGCCCCGTAACTATCTCGGCATATTCGCCAAATAACCGCTCTAACGAGGTGCGTGGCAACACCATGATGTCTGCCTCTTTGACAAAACAAGCTAACGCCAATTGCCTGAGATAGGAATTGAAACTGATAAGTTGGTAACCGTTACCTTCAAGGGGGATCAAAGCCGCCACTTTTTCAATTTCATCTTCAATATCGTTAATGGCATATTCAATATCATCATACGTTGGCGGTGTATGAGGGAAATGACGCTTAGCTATCATTTCAGTGCCAATCGGCAGCACGACTTGAGTTAACGCACTCACTTGCCAAAAAGAAAACCGCGACTCACATTGACCAATATCCATAAGAACAGAGTTTCGATGCGCTGATAGATACCGCTCCAACTGATCATTTTGACTGACAATATCATTCGTTTTCATCGTTCACCAACCTAGTTAACTCGCTGATGGTAAACCCGATTATGTTCACTTGTCTAATCACATTCGAGCATAAGGCAGAACAAGATGTTCTGCCTTACCTAGGCGACCACTAACCTATTTAGTTACTGCTAGGTTGAGCAGAAGTGGTGGTTGCCATCATAGGGCAGTTACCTTGGTTACCATGATTACCTTGATGACCTCGTTGTCCATGATGTCCCTTACCATTCATTGCTGTGGTTTGACCATTCATGTGATTTGTATGTTGCTGCTGCATCCATGCTTGGCGAGCTTCTGGGGTCATATTTTGCATTTGCTGCATCGTCGTGGAATTATAACCACGCCCCATCATGCCGTTTCCCATAGCTGCATAAGCTCCAACAGAAGCCACTAGTGTACCGATAACAAGTAAGGTTTTGGTTGCTGTTTTCATGATATTTCTCCTCTCGCTTAGAACACCATAATTACAACAAAAAACACCTTGGTTTGTGTGTCGCAATCTTCTTCTTATCTGACAAAACGTGACAAACTGACCTTTTGACAAACTTTGCCACACTTTCCGACACAATCTGGTTATAGTAATAAAGAGGTCATTGGGGTATATACCCAAATGACCTCAAGATGCAGACTTCAGAGCTTCATCAACGAGCACAGGTCAAGCTCAATGACGGCGGGAATGGTCATTCCCTTTCAACGTCATTGGGCGCAGAAATGGGCTTGTTGATGAGCTCCCAAGGGGCGAGTTGTATTCGCTCCTATGCTGCGTTACCGATTTTCTACGTAGAATAACTAGGTATTCAAATCGGTGCCTTGCCTATAAGCGAATACATTCTCGCTGAAACCGCATCTTGAGGTTACTTGGGTATAGCTAAGAGGTTGAAATGGAAAGAGCTTATCAAGTGCTTGTGGTTGACGATCACAAAGACATTCGCGATTTATTGCAGCGTTTTTTACAGCAGCATGGGCTACGCGTTGCCACCGCTGCAGATGGTAACGCAATGTATAAGCACCTTGCAGCTCAACGTTTTGACCTAATCATCTTAGATCTTATGTTGCCGGGCAAAGATGGCATTACCTTATGCCGCGAGTTACGTTCAGAAAACAATATCCCGATCATTATGTTAACCGCTTTAGGTGAAGAGGTTGACCGCATTGTGGGATTGGAAGTAGGCGCAGACGACTATTTAGCCAAACCTTTTAATCCTCGTGAACTGTTAGCCAGAATTAAATCGGTGTTACGCCGTCACTTTGCAATTCCCAACGTAGAAGAACACGTGCAGGGCAGCCCCACAAACTACCACTTCAATCAGTGGGTGCTAAATACCACTACACGAGAGTTGTTTGACCCAAACACAACGTTAATCCCACTAACCTCAACCGAATTTACCATGCTATTGGCGCTACTTACTCATCCTAATGTGGTGTTAAGCCGCGAAGACCTGTTAAAGCTCATCCAAGGACGAGGCGCTGATGTCTACGACCGATCCATCGACACCTTAATCAGCCGTTTACGTAAAAAAATAGAACAAGACCCCAAACAACCTAAGCTCATTAAAACCATTTGGGGCGGTGGTTATCAGTTTAGTTGTGAGGTTACCTATGACTAGGTTATCGCGTCCCCGCTGGCATCCTCTCAAATGGTATTTTTCCCGTAAACTGATTCACCAAATTGGCTTGGTGATTTTACTGGGATTCAGTTTGAGTTTCTTGCTCACGCTGTCGTTACTCTCCTACGACAAATCAGAACGGCTCAGTCAACTCTCGGTATCTGGTGCTTTGCAACGGGTCATTTCTGTCGCTTATACCTTACAGCAAACGCCCAGCACACTACATGATTCCATTCTTCGCGCCGCCAGCTCAGCCGATTTATCCCTATCTCTAACCAACCATCCTCGAATTAATGAAGATCAACAAACCAGCAGTGTTGAACAAGCCATTGTGGAGCGCCTAACGAATTTGGGGCTGGGTAATGCGCATATTGTGCTGGTCAACCAAACCGACCGCCCCGTGCTGGATCTCGACCCCAATATGAACGTCATGCACCGAGAACAAATGGGCAGCTCCATGATGGGGGCAGGTATGATGAATAATCATCATGGCTATTCAGTCAGAACCAATCGTGTCGCCTATCGAGCCACTATAAACGGATCGATCCCCCTCGCTTCCGGACAGTGGTTAAATTTTTCATCCGGTCTCTCTGACGATGTGGCTCACTGGTCAACGAGTGTCTTATTTGCCTTGCTTGCAGTGATGATTCTCACTATCTTTGGGTCATTACTGATCATTCGCCGAGCTTTACGCCCCGTAACCGAGCTGGGGCATGCAGCTCAAGCTTTCGCACAAAATAAGCAAGTTTATCAGGTCGATAGTACCCAAAGCCCACAAGATCTCACCCACACCATTACCGCATTTAATGACATGCAAAAAGAAGTGGTCGATTACATTAAAGAACGCACCCAACTGCTGGCCGCGATTTCTCACGATCTGCGAACCCCACTCACCAGCTTACGACTACGTTTAGAATTTTTTCCCGACAGCGATGATAAAACTCAGCTACTACATACTTTGACTATCATGGAAAAGATGCTGGCAGCCACATTACAGTTTGCCAAAAGCGACAGCCACCAAGAAGCACGGCAACCTTGCCAACTGGATCAGCTTTTAGCTGATATTATCCGCGATTATGATGAAAAAGGGGTTGAGCTGGAACACCAGCCGATTCCACAAATCACCTTGCCCCTTCCTGTTGTGAGCGTGAGACGAGTTATCGACAACCTCATCAATAATGCCATTCAATACGCCGGCAATGAGGCAACCATTGAGCTAAGTGCCTCAGTGAGCAAAGAACAACTGACCTTGTGTGTTGCCGATACAGGCCCGGGCATTAATGATGAACAACTAGATGATGTGGTAAAACCCTTTACTCGCCTAAATGCAGAACGAGATACGGCAAGTTCAAACGTGGGATTAGGACTTTCTATTTGTCAGGCGATTGCAGCAGCCTATGGTGGTAAACTGACACTAAGTGCCAACAAACCGCATGGCCTGCGAGCAGAAGTTACGTTCTCGATACCAACACAATCTCTGTGAGAGGTGCAAGACCGTTTGCAGCCCTATTCGACAGAATTAAATAGAAAATAAGCAATTCAAAAAACGGATTATGCCAGCTTTTGAATCCACTCTTTGGCCGCTTCATCAATTGTTTGAAACGCTAAACGAAAAGCAAGCTCTCCTCGATTAAAAGGGTCTTCAATGGTAATGCCCCCTTTCCACAAACCAAACAAAAATACTTTGTAATTGGCGTCAGGGTAGTATTGGCAAAAACGCTCTAACTGCTCTCTTTCCATCACTAAGATAACATCGTAATTTTCAACTAAAGCATCACTAAGCTGAGTTGCTTGATGCTCACGTAAATCAACACCGTACTCACGGGCGATTCGAATCGCGACTTTGTCAGCAGTTTTGCCCTCAAGTCCGTGAGCTGTCACGTCCAACCCCGCAGAGGCAATATCAAGATAAGGACACAATGTACGAAGACGACTGGCTGCATAAGGCGAACGGCATAAATTTCCCGTACACACCACTAAAACACGTTTATGCACTTTGCACCTCAATCATCAATTACAACTCACTTTCACGCTCTTTAATCAACTGTTGTAACCAGCGTTTTTCAACAAGTCGATTCGGCTCTGGCTCGGATGGTAATACACTCTCATGCTTCTGTTCTTGCGGTTTTGATACTCGCTTAGCATCATCATTGCTGGGGTGAGTGTTTCGTCCACTCTCTACTGAATCATCACTATTTGATAGCAATTTGCGTTTTTCTCGAATCATCCGATCCAACTGTTTGATAGACAAAATCTTACGTGCGATAACATCATCCAGTACTTTATTCACCTCTGCCAAAATCTTATGCGTATGCTCAACTTCAATGTCATAACCTTCACGAGTCAGTCCATGATGCATCGAAGATACCGTATTCGCATTCTTCGGAGCAGTGATTTGAGTTGTGGGCTGTAATCCCCCCGAAAGTTCACTCCCCATTTCATCCATTACACAGCGTACCGCCGTTTCATCAACCTTGCTAAGGTTCTCCATAAAGGCATACAGAAAGAGACGATCCATAAAAATATTGATCTTTCTTGGCACACCGCCAGTGTATTGACTAATAAGGGGAAATATTGAATTCGTTAACTCAGGAAGATGATCCCATCCCACTACGCCAAGACGGTGCAAAATGTACTCTTGGGTTTGCGCAGTATTGAAAGTTTCTAAATGACAAGACGCAATAATACGTTGTCGAAATTGCTCCATTTCGGGTAATTCAATAATAGGTTTGAGCTCTTCCTGACCCAACAAAAAACTTTGAATAAGTGGCTTATCATCCACCTGAAAATTAGACAACATCCGCAACTCTTCAATCGTTTCCGACGGCAGGTTTTGTGCTTCATCAATCACCAACAGCGCCCGCTTTCCTTGACGATGCAAACTATGCAAAAAACCATCAAGCCGTTTTAACGTTTCAGATTTGCCTAGACCTTCGACTTGAAGACCAAAGTTTGATGCAATCATATTGATCAGTGCATCGGGTGTTAAATGAGTGGTCACGAGTTGAATTGCCGTTATCGACTCATCAAGGGAATTTAATAGACTGCGGGCAATCGTCGTTTTACCCGTTCCTACAGGCCCAGTGACAACAATAAACCCCTCTCCCGACTCTAAGCCATAACGAAGATAAGATATGGCTTTACTGTGATGCGGACTGCCATAAAAAAAAGTCGGATCAGGGCTGAGTTTGAAGGGTTTTCCCGATAACCCAAAATGCGATTCATACATAACTAAAGCTCTTTCCTTACGTTGAGGCTTACCCGATTTTCTTGATAAGCAGCGCTGCTTGAGGTCGAGGAGCGATCTTCATAAGAAAGCTCAAAGTCTACCGATAAATCCGCGGCAAATTTTTTGCTTAACTCGAGATCCCATTTGCGATAGTAATCTTCTTGGTTGCTCTCATTCTGGTTATAAAACTTGTAATGCTTGAACTGAAACCCTGGTGTCAGCGTCATGGAACGAGTCAATTTATGCTCAAGGTTAAGCTTCGAACTGTAGGTCTCTACCTGAGTATCATTAGCGATATTACTCATCGATTGCTTCTTATCCGATGAAATTATCAGCTTGGCAATCGTGCGTTTAAATGCCAATTGGCTTTCCCAGCTAAACGTTTTTGTTAAAGATAACTGATTAATTTCAGCGCCTTCGATATACAAACTTCTATCGTAATTCGATACCGATTCTGTGTAGCTAACCGTGTTGGTTAATCGGTGATGGGTATGTTTAAACGATAGTGTGTAGGCATCACCATAAAAACGTTGTTTATAATCGGCATCCAGCGATGTGCGAGGAGAAGGAGCCCAATGGGCCTTTGCGCGCCATGAGTCAGAGTCGTCCTCCTTTAAAGTAAAATCGTAACCAACTTCAATATAAGAACTTTTGGAAAAATAATAACGAACCCCAGGTCCTACACTGGCTGAATCTTGGCTATCTGAGCGCCCCTGCCCTTGGTAATTTTCATAATAGGAATGTACTAGAGGGCTGATCCCGCTCTCGGTACGCCAACCAAACTCGTTTTCAGCTTCTGTTGATTTGGTGTTCTTATCCTCACTTTGCCCTTGCGTTAACTCATAGCGATCAACGCTGGACCAAAACAGAGTGTGTGCAGCTTGTCCTTGTTGTAAATTCAACGTGCCAGTATAAGAGTGGTTATTCCCTACACTGTCTTCATTGTTGGTGACGCTAGCATCAACTTTCGTATTAAGATCAAACATACCCGCAGGATTACTCTGATAAGAGAGCCCAGCTTGCGCATTACGTGATTCAATGGTGTTGCCATTACTGACATCGTTATTCGCGTTTATTTCTAAATTCCGAGAAACATTGGAAATTGACGCAGCCACATTGCCACGCACATTCGTAGTAGAAAATAGCCCTTTATCGGCATTAAACGAGAGCGAATTAAATAACTTATTTTTTTCCGAATCGTATGAATACACCAACTGTTGCAACGTATAATCGAGCGACAATTGACCATCATTGCCTTTCGCCTGAACACTCAGCCCACCTGTAAAATAAGTAATAGAACTGGTCTGTTCATTCGTTGCTACGGAATTAACATTATCCGTATATACGAGTTTAGTTTCGAGGCTAGGCGTTACCAATACATCAGCGGCGAAACTTGTCTTAGTCATAACAAGGATAAAGCTCAGTGAGTAAACACTACTTTTTATTATCCTTCGAACCATAGCCATATCCATAGCCGTATCCATAACCATGCCCTGCTGTTTGCACTGCTTTATTAATCACGAATCCAGTATCAATTTCGCTGTTGAGAAGCGCCACCGCCTGTTTGATATCACCTAATTTCG
This genomic window from Vibrio tritonius contains:
- a CDS encoding methyl-accepting chemotaxis protein, encoding MSWRVLSIRSRMFIVTGLMLVIFSLIFTVKQTVTNLDQQLGQLQNETLPTYLQSLSAQISSEIKPFITASQMMANDQFIQQWIDNGSSDDNLSLIEQHLKTIRSSIGSDVTFITVNSPEGTEYLQYNGQFSHPLLKDYQFKDFYPNFLATGKDYELNMENYNGEFVIFINYRSQAINNKTQKPYAVAGLGLKIDKLIGMITKLKLGEHGRAMLVTEQGYIQVKPKESSLDAIQDQHVSDLITDKNQIKIVTKEIQGQTYYMGSLWVPTLARFLVLEVPAKQITAPIYGQLVSIITFVVIFIAIALVLLHFAVNSLTKPLSSIVVKVNQVANELDLGHKITSEDQAEIGQLAKAINTLLVTLKESMRTVNEAVVTTDSSVVVLNQQSKELFQAAAAEDESVQRIFTATQDITQQSLQMAQLATQAGTLSDQGNQDLSNANEQVQHSLNYLGELESEMSSSKASLEQLNTHIEKILTVLSVITSISEQTNLLALNAAIEAARAGEHGRGFAVVADEVRMLSQRTNESTVEIQSIINELRNSSQDVTHRIDVANQKSVVTLEGQQAVATKMTDLDQFMHQLFSLTQQVAEQAELQNIAVSEINQQLEALGAQSEQTSRLFELSRQATNAIGDEMGNLKKRVSLFKGI
- a CDS encoding response regulator — translated: MERAYQVLVVDDHKDIRDLLQRFLQQHGLRVATAADGNAMYKHLAAQRFDLIILDLMLPGKDGITLCRELRSENNIPIIMLTALGEEVDRIVGLEVGADDYLAKPFNPRELLARIKSVLRRHFAIPNVEEHVQGSPTNYHFNQWVLNTTTRELFDPNTTLIPLTSTEFTMLLALLTHPNVVLSREDLLKLIQGRGADVYDRSIDTLISRLRKKIEQDPKQPKLIKTIWGGGYQFSCEVTYD
- a CDS encoding ATP-binding protein, yielding MTRLSRPRWHPLKWYFSRKLIHQIGLVILLGFSLSFLLTLSLLSYDKSERLSQLSVSGALQRVISVAYTLQQTPSTLHDSILRAASSADLSLSLTNHPRINEDQQTSSVEQAIVERLTNLGLGNAHIVLVNQTDRPVLDLDPNMNVMHREQMGSSMMGAGMMNNHHGYSVRTNRVAYRATINGSIPLASGQWLNFSSGLSDDVAHWSTSVLFALLAVMILTIFGSLLIIRRALRPVTELGHAAQAFAQNKQVYQVDSTQSPQDLTHTITAFNDMQKEVVDYIKERTQLLAAISHDLRTPLTSLRLRLEFFPDSDDKTQLLHTLTIMEKMLAATLQFAKSDSHQEARQPCQLDQLLADIIRDYDEKGVELEHQPIPQITLPLPVVSVRRVIDNLINNAIQYAGNEATIELSASVSKEQLTLCVADTGPGINDEQLDDVVKPFTRLNAERDTASSNVGLGLSICQAIAAAYGGKLTLSANKPHGLRAEVTFSIPTQSL
- a CDS encoding arsenate reductase/protein-tyrosine-phosphatase family protein; translation: MHKRVLVVCTGNLCRSPYAASRLRTLCPYLDIASAGLDVTAHGLEGKTADKVAIRIAREYGVDLREHQATQLSDALVENYDVILVMEREQLERFCQYYPDANYKVFLFGLWKGGITIEDPFNRGELAFRLAFQTIDEAAKEWIQKLA
- a CDS encoding XrtA/PEP-CTERM system-associated ATPase, which encodes MYESHFGLSGKPFKLSPDPTFFYGSPHHSKAISYLRYGLESGEGFIVVTGPVGTGKTTIARSLLNSLDESITAIQLVTTHLTPDALINMIASNFGLQVEGLGKSETLKRLDGFLHSLHRQGKRALLVIDEAQNLPSETIEELRMLSNFQVDDKPLIQSFLLGQEELKPIIELPEMEQFRQRIIASCHLETFNTAQTQEYILHRLGVVGWDHLPELTNSIFPLISQYTGGVPRKINIFMDRLFLYAFMENLSKVDETAVRCVMDEMGSELSGGLQPTTQITAPKNANTVSSMHHGLTREGYDIEVEHTHKILAEVNKVLDDVIARKILSIKQLDRMIREKRKLLSNSDDSVESGRNTHPSNDDAKRVSKPQEQKHESVLPSEPEPNRLVEKRWLQQLIKERESEL
- a CDS encoding TIGR03016 family PEP-CTERM system-associated outer membrane protein, with product MTKTSFAADVLVTPSLETKLVYTDNVNSVATNEQTSSITYFTGGLSVQAKGNDGQLSLDYTLQQLVYSYDSEKNKLFNSLSFNADKGLFSTTNVRGNVAASISNVSRNLEINANNDVSNGNTIESRNAQAGLSYQSNPAGMFDLNTKVDASVTNNEDSVGNNHSYTGTLNLQQGQAAHTLFWSSVDRYELTQGQSEDKNTKSTEAENEFGWRTESGISPLVHSYYENYQGQGRSDSQDSASVGPGVRYYFSKSSYIEVGYDFTLKEDDSDSWRAKAHWAPSPRTSLDADYKQRFYGDAYTLSFKHTHHRLTNTVSYTESVSNYDRSLYIEGAEINQLSLTKTFSWESQLAFKRTIAKLIISSDKKQSMSNIANDTQVETYSSKLNLEHKLTRSMTLTPGFQFKHYKFYNQNESNQEDYYRKWDLELSKKFAADLSVDFELSYEDRSSTSSSAAYQENRVSLNVRKEL